The Yoonia sp. SS1-5 genome contains a region encoding:
- the gloB gene encoding hydroxyacylglutathione hydrolase, which yields MTNEFAPIDLVVVPCLSDNYTYLVHNRDSGETALVDAPAAGPVQDALRAKGWTLTDILITHHHSDHIDAVEALRDGVRVVGAGSDKHRLPDLDLEVGDGDVITVCGVDVHVLDVPGHTIGHIAYHMPEPELAFTADSLMALGCGRLFEGTPAQMWESLQKLRNLPEDTIICSGHEYTETNGRFALSLDPENTALISRLEGVKAARAAGRPTVPSALDDEIRTNPFLRADDPAFKAVLGLADATDVEVFAQIRARKDKF from the coding sequence ATGACAAACGAATTCGCTCCGATTGATCTGGTGGTTGTCCCGTGTCTGTCAGACAATTATACCTACCTGGTCCACAACCGGGACAGTGGTGAGACCGCCCTGGTTGATGCCCCCGCGGCAGGGCCTGTTCAGGATGCGTTGAGGGCCAAGGGCTGGACCCTGACAGATATTCTGATCACCCATCATCATTCCGATCATATTGATGCGGTGGAGGCCCTGCGCGACGGCGTGCGCGTTGTCGGGGCCGGATCCGACAAACATCGGCTGCCCGATCTTGATCTGGAAGTCGGCGACGGCGATGTCATCACCGTTTGCGGCGTTGATGTACATGTGCTGGACGTACCCGGCCACACAATCGGCCATATCGCGTACCATATGCCCGAGCCAGAGCTGGCCTTTACCGCCGATAGTCTGATGGCGCTTGGCTGCGGGCGCTTGTTTGAAGGGACACCTGCGCAAATGTGGGAAAGCCTGCAAAAGCTGCGCAACCTGCCGGAAGACACCATCATTTGTTCAGGTCACGAATACACCGAAACCAACGGACGTTTCGCGCTGTCCCTTGACCCGGAAAATACCGCGCTTATCTCTCGACTAGAGGGTGTGAAGGCCGCGCGGGCGGCAGGACGGCCCACCGTGCCGTCGGCACTGGATGACGAAATCAGAACAAACCCGTTTTTGCGTGCCGATGATCCGGCGTTCAAGGCCGTGTTGGGGCTGGCAGATGCCACCGATGTCGAGGTGTTTGCGCAGATCAGAGCCCGGAAGGACAAATTTTGA
- a CDS encoding methyltransferase domain-containing protein — MHLDVLDLRKFYYRSALGRAAQKVIRDELTTLWPEAKGQMVVGFGFAVPLLRPYLKDARRVIGLMPGPQGVMPWPPEGANHSVLCEDTLWPLETGHVDKLILLHGLETTEHPSALLDEAWRVLGPGGRAVFIVPNRAGLWSRSDATPFGYGRPYSLGQLEAQLRKHQFVTERTLSTLYQPPSTNRIWRRSASLLEKIGHSMPVIVAGGVLMVEVSKQMAAPTRPGLGEAVKRPLRALEEITKPKPKPETA; from the coding sequence ATGCATCTCGACGTGCTGGATCTGCGAAAGTTCTACTACCGCAGCGCGCTTGGCCGGGCGGCGCAGAAAGTCATCCGTGATGAGTTGACCACGCTTTGGCCCGAGGCGAAAGGCCAGATGGTTGTGGGCTTTGGATTTGCGGTCCCGCTGCTGCGGCCTTACCTGAAAGATGCGCGGCGGGTGATTGGTCTGATGCCGGGGCCTCAAGGGGTGATGCCATGGCCCCCCGAGGGGGCCAATCACAGCGTGCTTTGCGAAGACACATTATGGCCGCTTGAAACCGGCCATGTCGACAAACTGATTCTGCTGCATGGGTTGGAAACGACAGAGCATCCCTCTGCCTTGCTGGATGAGGCATGGCGGGTTCTTGGCCCGGGCGGGCGGGCCGTGTTTATCGTTCCGAACAGGGCAGGCCTGTGGTCGCGATCCGACGCGACGCCGTTTGGCTATGGCAGGCCCTATTCGCTGGGGCAGCTAGAGGCACAACTCCGCAAGCATCAATTTGTGACGGAACGCACCCTGTCGACACTGTATCAGCCCCCATCCACCAACCGGATATGGCGCAGATCGGCCAGTCTTCTTGAAAAGATTGGTCATAGCATGCCGGTTATTGTGGCTGGCGGGGTATTGATGGTTGAGGTCAGCAAGCAGATGGCCGCCCCGACCCGTCCCGGTCTGGGAGAAGCGGTCAAGCGCCCGCTGAGAGCGCTTGAAGAAATCACCAAACCAAAACCGAAACCGGAAACCGCCTGA
- the clpA gene encoding ATP-dependent Clp protease ATP-binding subunit ClpA — MPSFSTTLEQSIHGALALANARKHELATLEHLLLALIDEPDAARVMRACSVNLDDLRKDLEEFIEDDLSTLITDVEGSEAVPTAAFQRVIQRAAIHVQSSGRSEVTGANVLVAIFAERESNAAYFLQEQDMTRYDAVNFIAHGVAKDPAFGEQRPVTGSTEETETINSGESDEKESALAKYCVDLNAKATKGDVDPLIGRAHEVERCIQVLCRRRKNNPLLVGDPGVGKTAIAEGLAFKIVNGETPEVLSKATIYSLDMGALLAGTRYRGDFEERLKAVMTEMEDHPDAVLFIDEIHTVIGAGATSGGAMDASNLLKPALQGGKLRCMGSTTYKEFRQHFEKDRALSRRFQKIDVTEPSVPDSIKILQGLKPYFEEHHSIKYTADAIKTAVELSARYINDRKLPDKAIDVIDEAGAAQHLVAESKRRKTIGTKEIENVVAKIARIPPKNVSKDDAEVLKDLEKTLKRVVFGQDTAIEALSSAIKLARAGLREPEKPIGNYLFAGPTGVGKTEVAKQLADTLGVELLRFDMSEYMEKHAVSRLIGAPPGYVGFDQGGMLTDGVDQNPHCVLLLDEMEKAHPDVYNILLQVMDHGKLTDHNGRTTDFRNVIVIMTSNAGAAEMSKNAMGFGRDRREGEDTAAIERTFTPEFRNRLDAVISFGALPKPVIMQVVEKFVLQLEAQLIDRNVHIELTKAAAEWLADKGYDEKMGARPLGRVIQENIKKPLAEELLFGKLMKGGIVKVGVKGGELQLKYEAPEQGKITDKGDKPPLLTAD, encoded by the coding sequence GTGCCATCATTTTCGACAACGTTGGAGCAGTCCATTCACGGGGCACTGGCCCTTGCGAATGCACGCAAGCACGAACTCGCCACATTGGAGCATCTCCTTCTGGCATTGATTGATGAACCTGACGCCGCCCGCGTGATGCGCGCCTGTTCGGTGAACCTTGATGATCTGCGCAAGGATCTGGAAGAGTTCATCGAAGATGATCTTTCGACCTTGATCACCGATGTTGAAGGGTCCGAGGCCGTGCCAACGGCCGCGTTCCAGCGGGTTATTCAGCGTGCCGCAATTCATGTGCAGTCATCCGGCCGATCCGAGGTGACCGGCGCCAACGTGCTTGTCGCGATCTTTGCGGAACGTGAAAGCAATGCGGCCTACTTCCTGCAGGAACAGGACATGACCCGTTATGACGCGGTCAACTTCATCGCCCATGGCGTTGCAAAGGATCCTGCCTTTGGCGAACAGCGGCCCGTGACCGGGTCCACCGAAGAGACAGAGACAATCAACAGCGGTGAAAGTGACGAAAAGGAAAGTGCGCTTGCCAAATATTGCGTAGACCTGAACGCAAAGGCCACCAAAGGCGATGTGGATCCGCTGATCGGGCGGGCGCATGAGGTCGAACGCTGCATTCAGGTTCTGTGCCGCCGACGCAAGAACAACCCGCTTCTTGTGGGTGATCCGGGTGTTGGCAAAACGGCAATTGCCGAAGGGCTGGCCTTTAAGATCGTCAATGGCGAAACCCCAGAGGTGTTGTCGAAAGCGACGATCTATTCTCTGGATATGGGCGCCTTGCTCGCCGGGACACGGTATCGCGGCGATTTTGAGGAACGCCTCAAGGCCGTCATGACCGAGATGGAAGACCACCCCGATGCGGTGCTGTTCATTGATGAGATTCACACCGTGATCGGTGCGGGTGCCACATCTGGCGGGGCGATGGATGCCTCCAACCTGCTGAAACCTGCGCTGCAGGGCGGCAAGCTACGCTGCATGGGGTCGACGACTTACAAGGAGTTCCGTCAACATTTCGAGAAGGACCGCGCGTTGTCCCGCCGGTTCCAGAAAATCGACGTGACAGAACCATCGGTGCCAGACAGCATCAAGATCCTGCAGGGTCTGAAACCCTATTTTGAAGAGCATCACAGCATCAAATATACCGCCGATGCGATCAAGACCGCGGTCGAATTGTCGGCGCGCTATATCAATGATCGGAAATTGCCGGACAAAGCCATCGACGTCATCGACGAGGCTGGGGCAGCGCAACATCTGGTTGCCGAATCCAAACGTCGCAAGACAATCGGCACCAAGGAGATTGAGAATGTCGTCGCCAAGATTGCGCGCATTCCGCCCAAGAATGTCTCCAAGGATGATGCAGAGGTGCTGAAGGATCTCGAGAAAACGCTCAAGCGTGTTGTGTTTGGTCAGGATACGGCCATTGAGGCGCTGTCATCTGCGATCAAACTGGCGCGGGCCGGCCTGCGCGAACCTGAAAAGCCAATCGGCAATTATCTGTTCGCGGGTCCAACCGGTGTTGGTAAGACCGAAGTTGCCAAACAACTGGCCGACACGTTGGGTGTTGAACTGCTGCGTTTTGACATGTCGGAGTACATGGAAAAGCACGCTGTCAGCCGTTTGATCGGCGCGCCACCGGGATATGTCGGTTTTGACCAGGGGGGCATGCTGACCGACGGGGTTGATCAAAACCCGCATTGTGTGCTGCTGCTGGACGAGATGGAAAAGGCCCATCCGGACGTTTACAACATTCTGTTGCAGGTGATGGATCACGGGAAACTGACGGACCATAACGGTCGCACAACCGATTTCCGGAATGTCATTGTCATCATGACGTCGAATGCGGGTGCTGCGGAAATGTCCAAGAATGCCATGGGCTTTGGTCGTGATCGCCGCGAGGGCGAGGATACTGCCGCTATCGAACGTACTTTCACGCCCGAGTTCCGCAATCGTCTGGATGCCGTGATCAGCTTTGGCGCGCTGCCAAAACCGGTCATCATGCAGGTTGTCGAAAAATTTGTTCTGCAGCTTGAGGCACAATTGATCGACCGCAATGTTCACATTGAACTGACGAAGGCTGCCGCCGAATGGCTCGCCGATAAGGGCTATGATGAGAAAATGGGTGCCCGTCCGCTTGGGCGGGTCATTCAGGAAAACATCAAAAAGCCGCTCGCAGAGGAGTTGCTGTTCGGCAAGCTTATGAAAGGCGGCATTGTCAAGGTTGGCGTCAAGGGCGGCGAATTGCAGCTGAAGTATGAAGCGCCGGAGCAAGGAAAGATCACCGACAAAGGTGATAAGCCGCCGCTGCTGACCGCTGACTGA
- a CDS encoding class I SAM-dependent RNA methyltransferase, translating into MDQAFEIFLTGTPGLEKALQAEALERGFTGAAVTPGGVTFTGTWDDVWRANLVMRGATRVLARIGSFMAFHLAQLDKRARKFPWKDVLQPDIPLRVEVATSRKSKIYHAGAATQRIETALKANGYTIDADAPVVIKARIDDNRVTISLDTSGESLHKRGHKQAVGKAPMRETLASLLLRECAYRGDEPVLDPMCGSGTFVIEAAEIAMGLYPGRQRHFAFEHFANFDESRWNALRQTGPHRTPATQFHGSDRDAGAIRMSIANAERAGVSDLTAFTNLAANDLQRPDGPPGLIICNPPYGGRIGNQKMLFGVYAGLGARLMSAFQGWRVGMVTSDAGLAKATGLPFGPKGAAIPHGGLKVWLFQTGPLP; encoded by the coding sequence GTGGATCAGGCATTCGAAATATTTCTGACGGGAACGCCGGGGCTTGAAAAAGCACTTCAGGCCGAGGCGCTAGAGCGGGGGTTTACGGGTGCCGCCGTGACCCCGGGTGGTGTGACCTTCACCGGAACATGGGACGACGTGTGGCGTGCCAATCTGGTGATGCGGGGGGCCACGCGGGTGCTGGCCAGAATTGGCAGCTTCATGGCCTTCCACTTGGCTCAGCTGGACAAACGCGCGCGCAAATTCCCTTGGAAGGATGTGTTACAGCCCGATATCCCGCTGCGGGTCGAGGTCGCGACCTCACGAAAATCCAAGATCTATCACGCCGGGGCTGCAACACAGCGGATCGAAACCGCGTTAAAGGCCAATGGATACACGATCGACGCTGATGCACCGGTCGTGATCAAGGCGCGGATTGATGACAATCGGGTCACGATCAGCCTCGATACATCCGGCGAAAGCCTGCACAAACGGGGTCACAAACAGGCGGTCGGCAAGGCGCCCATGCGTGAGACGCTGGCAAGCCTGCTGTTGCGCGAATGCGCGTATCGGGGTGATGAACCGGTCCTGGACCCGATGTGCGGGTCAGGCACGTTTGTCATCGAAGCGGCCGAGATTGCCATGGGGCTTTATCCGGGCCGGCAGCGCCATTTCGCCTTTGAGCATTTTGCCAATTTCGACGAAAGCCGCTGGAACGCGCTGCGGCAAACAGGCCCGCACAGGACACCGGCGACGCAGTTTCACGGCAGCGACCGGGACGCCGGCGCAATCCGGATGAGCATTGCGAACGCAGAGCGCGCGGGTGTCAGCGATCTGACAGCGTTCACCAATCTGGCGGCGAATGACCTGCAACGGCCCGATGGCCCGCCAGGCCTGATCATCTGCAACCCGCCTTACGGCGGACGGATCGGCAACCAAAAGATGCTGTTTGGCGTCTATGCAGGCCTCGGCGCCCGCCTTATGTCGGCGTTTCAAGGCTGGCGAGTGGGAATGGTCACAAGCGATGCTGGGTTGGCCAAGGCGACCGGCCTGCCATTCGGCCCAAAAGGGGCGGCCATCCCGCATGGCGGTCTGAAGGTGTGGTTGTTTCAGACGGGACCGCTGCCATAG
- a CDS encoding CAP domain-containing protein, protein MKIIYAIVGLVALAACGGSGGGNTSVSTLTAPSVAASTSPTTASAPAARPSSSPSAPAPTTFAGMLNDVRLANGAAPVTFDARLGNAAQNHANDMLAQNYFSHTGLNGSSPGDRITAAGYRWRTYGENIAQGYQSEAAVLQGWVNSPGHQRNNVNPNFEDFGLARAGSGSSTRWVLVLAAEQ, encoded by the coding sequence ATGAAGATTATTTACGCAATTGTTGGGCTTGTAGCACTGGCTGCCTGTGGTGGCTCTGGCGGGGGAAATACCTCTGTCTCGACGCTAACCGCGCCCTCGGTCGCGGCGTCGACGTCGCCGACCACCGCATCCGCCCCGGCGGCGCGCCCGTCTTCATCACCCAGCGCGCCCGCGCCCACCACATTTGCGGGCATGCTGAACGACGTACGCCTTGCGAATGGGGCGGCACCTGTGACGTTTGATGCCCGCTTGGGCAACGCGGCGCAAAACCACGCCAATGACATGCTGGCGCAGAATTACTTTAGCCATACCGGTCTCAACGGATCCTCCCCCGGCGATCGGATCACGGCAGCAGGGTATCGCTGGCGCACATATGGTGAAAATATTGCGCAGGGCTATCAGTCCGAAGCCGCCGTGCTGCAGGGCTGGGTCAATTCCCCCGGCCACCAGCGCAACAATGTGAACCCCAATTTCGAAGATTTCGGCCTGGCACGTGCCGGCAGCGGATCAAGCACACGTTGGGTGTTGGTTCTGGCTGCAGAACAGTAA
- a CDS encoding stealth family protein, with protein sequence MVDAVIAWVDGSDPEHIRKREKYKSTQHTQRTDAYAATRFSNNGELRYCINLIRKNAPWIREIFLITDSQCPDWLDAARRTELGVTIVDHKVIFRGHEEVLPTFNSLALETVLHRIPGLGEKFIYFNDDFFIVKPVLQKDYFDGSIPLIRGFYYSNNKFFRELNRLFGPKKFKMRGMVGTRFRQEDGVPLPHKVKICHTPHPIIKQDYANLMEDCDRVARNTKYRFRDAAQFGPVPFYVSTAFSAGRAKIVRRDDLYLDPADREDIDQSDIRAQLSKKRIRHMCVQSLEEFADGSRAGIYDILDELVASDVTP encoded by the coding sequence ATGGTTGATGCAGTTATCGCGTGGGTTGATGGTTCAGACCCTGAGCATATTCGGAAGCGGGAAAAGTACAAAAGCACTCAGCATACGCAACGTACAGACGCATACGCGGCGACGCGCTTTTCAAATAATGGCGAATTGCGCTACTGTATCAACCTCATTCGAAAAAACGCGCCTTGGATCCGTGAGATTTTCCTCATAACCGATTCACAGTGCCCAGATTGGCTGGATGCAGCACGACGGACCGAGCTTGGGGTTACAATTGTTGACCACAAAGTCATATTTCGCGGGCACGAGGAGGTGCTGCCGACCTTCAACAGCCTCGCCCTGGAAACCGTTTTACATCGGATACCCGGACTGGGCGAAAAGTTCATATACTTTAATGATGACTTCTTCATCGTTAAGCCGGTTTTGCAGAAAGATTATTTCGATGGATCAATTCCATTGATACGGGGATTCTATTATTCCAATAATAAATTCTTTCGTGAATTGAATCGCCTTTTCGGCCCGAAGAAGTTCAAAATGAGAGGCATGGTCGGGACACGCTTCAGGCAGGAGGACGGGGTTCCGCTGCCTCATAAAGTGAAAATATGCCATACGCCGCATCCAATCATCAAACAGGATTACGCAAATCTGATGGAAGATTGCGACCGGGTCGCACGAAACACGAAATATAGGTTTAGAGACGCGGCGCAGTTTGGCCCTGTTCCATTTTATGTGAGTACTGCATTCAGTGCTGGAAGAGCAAAAATCGTGCGACGTGACGACCTGTATTTGGATCCGGCGGACCGTGAAGACATTGATCAATCAGACATCAGGGCCCAGCTAAGTAAGAAACGCATCAGACATATGTGCGTGCAAAGCCTCGAAGAGTTTGCCGATGGGTCGCGGGCTGGTATCTATGACATCCTAGATGAGCTTGTTGCGAGTGACGTAACCCCCTGA